The genomic stretch CACCGATGTGTTTTAGAAAAGTGAGTATAATAATACTTTCAAGATATCAAAGACGTAGGCGATGCGTCTGTGATATCGATCACAAATACAGACATGTCTTTTCAACAAGCATATGTGATATTGTAACTTTTCACATACACGCTTTCTCCAAACATGTCTCTGGTAACTCAGTTTGTTATTGGAGACAAAGGTTGTACAACACACATCTATGATATTATATCTAATTGCAGATGtgctttctcaaaatgtgtctctCATAACTCAACCTATTAAACACGTGTCTGTAGTAACGTGTCACCACAGTCGCGTCTACTCGTTCCCTCACTGATCCTTTGGCTACGGTTGATAGAATAGTAGAGACATTTCATAAATAGATGCATATGTGAATTGTTATCACAGACGCATCCCCATTTTTCGGTTGTAGTATGGGTGTCTTATTTTTGCAGTTTTGACAAGTGGTTTGTGTACTCATATTGAACCAATATCTATGTTTGTGTGGTTTGCTGTATCAACCTAATGATGGATGTTTAGGAACTGATAAGGGCCATTATATACTAATAAATATATACGGTTCCCACATGGTTGATTTGCATTGTCAGCTAATAGTACATATAGCCTCAAACATAATAGAGCTGTGTATTATATTGCATTAAGAAGAAAATAGAGAGTACAAGACACACACACAAATAAAAAACACCAACCACACCCTCACTCAAAAAGAGTCAGCAATTTTTTCTCAAATTCAGTCAGTTATAGTCGGTATAAACTTATAGTGACAGCAATTTCACCGACTTATAATTATGATCGGTAAAGATATATACCAACTGATGATCAGTCACTACATAGTCTATAGCAGCTTTTACCAACCTTAATGGAGTCGTGGATTTTGGGGCCGTGGTATAGTGATGACGATGAGTTCACAATTTCACGTCATCCGTTAGAAAAAAAATGAACACTACCCAATTCAgtttcaactttgactccatAGACAATTGCGTACATGCACACAAAGAATCCCCTGTCACATATAGCTGATGGCAGTAGGTTCCCTAAAACTATGTATACAATTACACTCTATCATCACAATCACATACAGTACGTACGCATGCTTGAGTATGAATACATTTCTATGTATACACGAACAATATCGCCAATCCCCACACTCAACAAACCAATGATTTGCACTCAGCGCCAccgaaaagaagaagaagaagaaagaaggaaTTCACATGATCCGGGGAACGAAGATTAATCCTCCGGCAGGTTATTCAGTGCATGGACCATAACCTGCATCACTCTGACCTGCATCTGGAGGCACAGGATGTACCCGGCGGCGTGCAGGAGGAGCTCGTCCAGCCGTTCCCCTCCAGACTCCCGGCCGACGACCGCGCCGTCGTCGTCTCCGCACAGTGGCACGAGCCTCCTCAGCGCTTCCATCTTCCTCCTGATCGCCATCACGCGCTTCCTCGACGCTGCCGCCCTTGTGCGTTTGCATCCGGCAGCCTTCTTTCTTAGCTTTCTCGCCTTCATGAGCGACGCCGATGGCCTTGTCAATTTGAGGCGCCTTGTGGCCGCCGGTGCAGTGCCGGCAACGGCATCGCAGCAACTCTGAGCACCCATGTCCGGCCGGCGGCCGCAAGGAAGCTAGCGCTGGCTAGCTTCAGCTTTCCAGGTAGTAGAGACGAGTCTAGGAGCTAGCGCGCGCAGTGGACAATTAATGTAAGAAGAAGGGTAACAACGGCGAGATTAAGCAGGGAGCAAGGTCTGATgcttatatagattagatgCCATGTGCGTGCGTAGTTGGGGGCACTGGCGGCACAGGTAATAATCTAAATAAAGCAGATCAGCTAGGAAAACAAGTAGCAGCATGAATGAATACAGTACGTATCTGTTTGTTAAGTCGAGTGGATATGGTGAACAGCTAGCAGCACAGGCGGGAAACAGGGGAGCAACAACACGCTGATGTGCGTACGTAAAGAGAGATCCAGGTCACGTTGGGTAGCATCCTGCGATATCTCGAGAGCACGAGAGGTGTTTTGCTTGAGCGCCCAGGAAGCAAGGTCCGGGCATATGCCGCATGTTCTCCTAACTCGTGGCCACATGCAGCCACATGCatgccgcgcgcgcgcgcgctgaCGGCTCATTTCACGCAGGCATGGCACGCAACATGCAGCACGCACGCAGTCACCACCAGGCCGGCGCGCGGCCACACACGCCACTCGTCGGCCACTCCGGCTGCCCGATTCATCGAGCTGCCGAGCATATGCGTGCCCCCGCGCGGcctcttttcctcgtcgaaaCGCGCTGTCGGATTCGCGCCCCGCGCGCCACTGGAGCTCGTTCTCCGATCCTCGCACCTTCGACGTGTTCTTTTGGGCCCCGGACGTCCCCGCGCATATGCATAGTGCCAATGCAATGCGGTCACCGACTCACCGCCCCGCCGTCACATGCATGATCCGATCCGATCCACATCCACTAGCTACCTTTCGAGGCATATGCATTTGCTGACATGCATCCATGCCAATGGATCGCCGGCTTAATTGAGTGGTTGGGGGAACAAGAGAAATGTATAGCCGCCGTTTGCTTTATCGAGCATGGCCGGCTTGACGCATGAACTAGCCCTCGCTCCACACCCGCTTCACTTTCATGCGTTGTGCGTACACCGGTACACGTATACTTGCCAGCGGCCGGAGATCCACATGCCACATGCTCGCTGCCGTCCCTGCATGCCCCGGCGGTGCGGCGCGGCGTGCCTGGAAATGATGATCGAGCTACCTCCCTGAAGGTTCGTTCATCCGTTCGATCCCACACGGGTTTTAATCTTTAATAAAGTTATTATTTTTTACCTAACGGTATATCTGTAAATTATTATAATGAATCGAGCAACTTCAACAATTTTGCAAATAGGTTTaggcatttttattttttgccaAAACTCTTAAAACTTTCTATCCAACAGTTTGACAATTGGACTTGGCATTTATAGCAAAGTTGACAAATTCTCTGCTTTCTTAGCATTTATGCGCGCATATATGGAATAGGCTTGGCATACTGCATGCGTGTGCTTTTATAGCAAGCTGACAAAACCTGATGCTTTTTTGTTCATCTCCGGAACGAGCAGAATTTTTCCTTGTCAAGTCAAAATTACTAAACACTTGGAGATACTCTTTTCATTCCCTCTCCATATCGCTTTGGGAGTTGACAAATAACAACATTTGCCAAACAAaatttgcaaaactgttggagttgctcttacgttttctttttaaaaaaatgtcatTCTCGGTAGTTTGCTGCATAATGTTCAAAGGATattaacaccctaaaaatcatGTTCATAAATAGTAAATAACTTCGcttgtttttatttaattttgtataggTCAAATAATGATTTTTATGAGTTTAGAATGAAATATAAGGGCAACAAATATTTTTGATTGTATTCATTCTGATGCATAATTTTTGTAAGGGTAGGGGTAGTTTTGTGTGACTCTAAATTCAAACTAAATTTTAATTTGAGCATGTTttagaaaaaacaaagaaaggaaaggattttccttttctctccctctccttgaGCGGTTGAGCCCAAACAAGTAACCCGTCTAGCCTTTTctactctctttttttctagCACAGTAGCCCAACCAATAACTTTCCTAGTTGGTCCAATTTTATCTTCACGCCTGATCCGTGTTTTCTTCCGCTTTGATCCATGTGCGGTAATGCTTTGACTCTGACGTCCGGCCGTTTCCAGGCGTGACCTTGCTCACGGTTTTCTGTCGCTCGCGTCCATTCGCATGCAGTTTTTCTCATCCATTCATCTCCATCCGCATGCGGCTCTCCTCATCCACTTATTTCAAAATATCCACCACATGGCTCTCCTTACCCACTCCGTCTCCCGCTACTTGCTCCCTCATTcacttctctcttctctctcaGAAATCCACCGTAGCCTTCCATGGTCCCAACCTTGGAAACCTCAACTCAGTGCGGTGTCTTCCCCCATCTCTCTCCTCAACCGGAGCTCGAGCACGCAATAGGGGAATCTGTGGAGGCGGCGTCCTCTACTCATCTCGAGCCCGATGTGCGTCCTCCACCATAGGTGTCGTCCCCCACCTCGACGCCGGCCATGGTGGCTTTCCCGTGGTGGATCCATGGAGTACTGGCCTTCCCATGGTGGATACATGGAGCACAACGCAGATCTAGTAGCGTGGTGGTCTCCTCCACGCAGTAGGCGATGGTGGCCCATCATCCCCCATCCCATCCATGGAggcggctcaatctgcatcCCCGACGGCGCCCCCAACCCATGTGCCTCCCCTCTTCCCCTTATCTCGCAGTTCCTTTATATCGCGGCTAGTGGATTTTGTGGTGTTGCAATTGTCTATCCGAGATGTTTAGTAGTCTATTCGAGATGTTTCAGTAGTAGTTCTTTTGTTGTTGCAATAATATGtttcttactgtttttaactTCTTCATCCCAATGTTGTTGTAGTATTTCTTCTTTGAGATGTTGCAGTATGTTTCAGTTGCTTCAATCTAATGTTGCAGTAGGTGTTTCATGTTGTTGCAACAGTTTGTTCGATGTTGTTGCAATAACATATCCATGGTGTTTCAACTGTTCAACTTATTTGTTGAAGCACTTTGTTTTGTGTTATTGCATAACCTGTTCATGGTGTTTCAACTGGTTTGACTTATTTATTGCAGCAGTTTATTTGGTATTGTTGCAACAACATGTTCATGTTGTTTCAGTAGTTTCATCCTATTGTTGTAGCGCCAAGTGGGGAGGGGGCCTGGAGGTGGGCTGTGGGAGTGAGCTAGCGGTGGGTGGAGGTGCTGGGGGACCGACGAGGATGGGGGCAGGCGGATCTCGTGGATGTGGAGAGCGGAGGCGGTTCCTTTCATCTCCGTGCGGGAGACGGTGCAGTTGGGTTCCCATAtctacttttttttattttttttcttgctcCGTGCGGGGCCGGTGGGTGTGATTTGTACAAAGGCTTGGTGTTCGGATGCTAGCGCTCAGATCAGATGTCCGGGCGCTAGTAGTACCGATCCATGTACGGCCTAAGAACTACCCCGCTTGGCCATTCCTCACACACCATATGCGCAGGTGCTGCCCCCTGTATAGTTTTCTAAATGGGCCGCCCGGTACGGCACGACACGGTGCTAAGCGGTACGGTGGCATGCCGTGCCATGCCTGGTAGTGCCATCGTGTCTAAGTGGCAGCCTAGGGACGACACTATGGAGAGTAAACCGTGTTGTGCCGTGCCAGCAGGCATGGTGGCATACTAGTGCTCCTGCCAGCCCAGGCACTATCATGTTTTTCATCAGCACAAATGCACAACTCAAGTACTTAATGATGTAAGAACAGTAACATCTTAACATATAACAATTCTTAACAACAGCAAACACAACAAATAGCCAAACAACAAACACAAAGTTAAGAAAATAGAAAACTATTTGGAGCATGTGCAGCCTCATTAAAAACCTGCTAGGTAAAACTCACCTTTGTGAGAAACACTAGTCAGGAAACGAGTACAACCTAGCTCCATTAAAGTTCATTGTTCTTACAACATTGTTCAACAATCCAAGTCTAGTTCTCATATTACAAAGCCAAGTTCAAGCTAAATGTAAAGACTAAACTAATAAAGATATGCTTCAAGCTTCAAGTTCAAGCTCCTAGGTCCCAGCTGGCCAACTGCAAAAGAAGAACAGAGTTAGTATTAGAACTTTAGAAGCACTCATCAGTTAGCAAAAGAATGCATGGTTGTTAGGGTTGTGATTTACTTGGCGGTCGGGGCACTAATCAAGATAAAGTTCTTCAAATGTTTCCTCCAGTTCTGGGTCCTCCACATTGTGCTGCAGCCTTGCCTCCGCCAACTCCCAGTCCTTGACACAGGTGAGCCACTCCACCGTCTTCAGCTTTAGCCTCCTCCGCCGCTCCTTGATGATCTTGCCAGTCATACTAAACATAGATTCTGAAGATATGGTAGACATAGGAGCAGTTAAAAAGTCTTTAGCCGTAATGGACAACACTGGATATGTTACTTTGTGCTCATGCCACCATTTCAAGATGTCAAATGAATCATCCAACTGGCTAATAGTGTCACAATCCAAGTATGAGACAAGTTCAGATGAGTTACAAGTTGTAGAAGTAGCAGATGTATCTCTAGACACATTAAGAGAGGAATGCAGCAGTGAAGAACCCCCACTAGGTGTATCATCATGATAAATTTCATTCCAAGCAAAACTTTTCTTACGAGACAGGTTTTGAGGGGCAGTCCTCTTCAACCTAATTAACATCTCCATATTTCTCCTCATACTTATTAAAAATATCAGTAAACCTAGCTCTAGTGCTAACCTGGTAAGCATTATAATCTGTACTGGTAAGGTTCATCAACTTCCTCAACACTTTTGCAAAACCCTTCATTTTAGCTTTAGGGCCCAAGATAAATGCAAAAGAATAGAGCAAAGGTATGTCCCTCTagtatttattatatttttctaTCCTAGGTTGAATCACATTTCTTAGGTGAATGTCATTACTATAATTCTTCAGGTGTATAGCAATCTTAACCAGATAATGAAGCATAAGTGGAGATGTATGATAGTAAACACCAGACAATGCAACAGTAGCATCGTAGAACAGTTCAAGAAACACAAATATTTTTTAGCAATAGCCCAATGTTCTTCAATTATAAGCAACTCACTATTCTCACCTCTAGGATAATTGGCATGTATGAAAGTAGTGAAAGGATCTTTGTGAGGAAGCAAACTCTTTAGCATTAGATATGTAGAGTTCCATCTTCCATCCATGTCCAACTGAAACTTTCTAGACCTAACACCCGCTACAACATAAAGTCTTTTGTATTTTGCAATCCTCTGAATAGATGAGTTTAAAATGGTATTGCAATTCTAAAAACTTCAATTAAAGGTTTAAGATAAGTAAGTGCCTCTTTGACAATTAGGTTGATTATATGGCATGCACAACGCTGATGCAAGAATAGAGTAGTAACAGCAGACTCAGGATGTCTTGGATCCTCTACAGGTACCTCAAGACCAAGATATTAGACAAAATAGGTCTAAGTAATTGCATGGAAGAAACATTAGATGAAGCATTGTCTAGAGTAACAG from Sorghum bicolor cultivar BTx623 chromosome 3, Sorghum_bicolor_NCBIv3, whole genome shotgun sequence encodes the following:
- the LOC110433561 gene encoding uncharacterized protein LOC110433561, whose product is MGAQSCCDAVAGTAPAATRRLKLTRPSASLMKARKLRKKAAGCKRTRAAASRKRVMAIRRKMEALRRLVPLCGDDDGAVVGRESGGERLDELLLHAAGYILCLQMQVRVMQVMVHALNNLPED